A stretch of Microcoleus sp. FACHB-68 DNA encodes these proteins:
- a CDS encoding glycosyltransferase family 4 protein, with product MEISDMRVLIVAEHASAKFGGEAFLPLHYFRLFRSRNIETWLVVHARTQAELGKLFPHEGDRLHFIPDTWLHQLLWQWGRRLPQRVAELSTGALMHLLTQVMQRRMVCRLVREHNIDIVHEPIPVSPKVPSLMFSVGAPVVIGPMNGGMEYPPAFPDYQGRLATVMVNQGRRFSNLFNRLLPGKLKAETLLVANERTRQALPAGVGGKVIELVENGVDLSVWNSTDLAAKQPKPTVRFVFVGRLVDWKAVDLLLEAFKPVADETGAVLEIIGNGAERAALEAQAARLELQGNVIFVGWLSQDKCAVKLQQADALVLPSLYESGGAVVLEAMAMGLPAIATKWGGPTDYLDATCGILVEPASREVLIQGLTEAMLKLARSPELRQQMGLAGQERIRQHFDWERKADQMLEIYRQTLATAPK from the coding sequence ATGGAAATCTCAGATATGCGAGTTTTAATTGTTGCTGAACACGCCTCTGCTAAATTCGGTGGGGAGGCGTTTCTGCCCCTGCACTATTTCCGGTTATTTCGTTCGCGAAATATTGAGACATGGCTGGTAGTTCATGCCCGTACTCAGGCAGAACTTGGTAAGCTTTTCCCGCATGAGGGTGACCGGCTACACTTTATCCCGGATACTTGGCTACACCAGCTGCTGTGGCAGTGGGGCCGGCGTTTACCGCAACGGGTGGCGGAATTAAGCACCGGCGCGCTCATGCACCTCCTGACTCAGGTGATGCAGCGCCGCATGGTGTGCCGGCTGGTGCGTGAACACAATATCGATATTGTTCATGAACCGATCCCTGTCTCACCGAAAGTGCCTTCTCTCATGTTTTCTGTCGGTGCGCCAGTTGTGATTGGCCCGATGAATGGGGGAATGGAATATCCGCCGGCTTTCCCCGATTATCAAGGCCGATTGGCAACCGTGATGGTGAACCAAGGACGCCGGTTTTCCAATTTGTTTAATCGTCTGCTGCCTGGGAAACTCAAAGCAGAGACGCTGTTGGTTGCTAATGAGCGGACAAGACAAGCGCTGCCGGCTGGGGTAGGCGGTAAAGTCATTGAATTGGTAGAAAACGGCGTTGATTTGTCGGTGTGGAATTCGACAGATTTAGCGGCGAAGCAGCCGAAACCAACCGTTCGTTTTGTGTTTGTAGGCCGGCTGGTGGACTGGAAAGCGGTAGATTTGCTGCTGGAGGCGTTCAAGCCGGTTGCCGATGAAACAGGTGCCGTTTTAGAAATTATCGGCAATGGGGCAGAACGTGCCGCACTAGAAGCTCAAGCCGCTCGGTTAGAACTACAGGGTAATGTTATATTCGTCGGCTGGCTTTCTCAAGATAAGTGTGCGGTTAAATTGCAGCAAGCTGACGCACTGGTTCTTCCCAGTTTGTATGAGTCTGGGGGGGCAGTTGTTCTCGAAGCAATGGCAATGGGGTTGCCGGCAATTGCCACGAAATGGGGTGGACCGACTGATTATTTGGATGCTACTTGCGGAATTTTAGTTGAGCCGGCTTCGCGGGAAGTGTTGATCCAGGGACTCACTGAGGCGATGCTGAAATTAGCCCGCTCTCCTGAATTACGGCAACAAATGGGTTTGGCTGGGCAAGAACGCATCCGGCAGCATTTTGACTGGGAACGCAAAGCGGATCAAATGCTGGAAATTTACCGACAAACGCTTGCCACAGCGCCTAAATAA
- a CDS encoding glycosyltransferase: protein MKYHIALGRPLNLEEISRDAAERKRPRHVMWALSQRLGATVHEPGSEPVLPLDKLRAKIAGQPEHWAMARALSSQLGSEDVVFCTGEDIGVPIATLCGAKASRPKIVMFAHNLDRPRGRASLKLFGVADRVDLFVTNAGLQSDFLRRFLKLPQDRLCMLGDQTDMQFFTPGSASPDKQKPTVVGVGLEKRDYRTVAAATCDLDVDVKIAGFSQDVQSLAQAFPETMPINMSNCFYEWPDLLQLYRNADVVVVSVIDNKFCAGVTSMMEAMACRRPVVVTRTQGLSDYVASPGIASVVNPGDAGAMRQAIVNLLQNPQEAKAQAKRGYEYALKHYNSDDYVEVLASQLMRVGGELGVTLRRQAQALPV, encoded by the coding sequence GTGAAATACCATATCGCATTAGGACGTCCGCTCAACCTAGAGGAAATTAGCAGGGATGCTGCAGAGAGAAAACGCCCCAGACACGTAATGTGGGCCTTAAGCCAGCGATTGGGGGCAACGGTGCATGAACCGGGGTCAGAGCCGGTGTTGCCTTTAGACAAGCTGCGGGCTAAAATAGCAGGCCAGCCTGAACACTGGGCGATGGCGCGGGCGTTGTCTTCGCAGCTAGGCAGTGAGGATGTGGTGTTCTGCACCGGCGAAGATATTGGGGTGCCGATAGCTACACTTTGCGGCGCAAAAGCAAGCCGGCCAAAAATTGTTATGTTTGCCCACAATTTAGACCGGCCAAGAGGTCGCGCTTCATTGAAGTTATTTGGCGTGGCGGATCGAGTTGATTTGTTTGTAACCAACGCCGGCCTTCAATCCGATTTTCTGCGCCGCTTCCTGAAACTGCCGCAAGACCGGCTGTGTATGCTGGGCGACCAAACAGATATGCAGTTTTTCACGCCCGGTTCTGCCTCACCAGACAAGCAGAAACCAACGGTTGTGGGGGTCGGTTTAGAAAAGCGAGACTACCGGACTGTTGCCGCTGCTACTTGTGATTTGGATGTTGATGTAAAGATTGCCGGTTTTTCTCAAGATGTGCAGTCGTTGGCACAGGCGTTCCCGGAAACGATGCCGATTAATATGTCGAATTGCTTCTACGAATGGCCTGATTTATTGCAACTTTACCGCAATGCAGATGTGGTTGTGGTTAGCGTGATTGATAACAAGTTTTGTGCTGGAGTGACTTCGATGATGGAGGCAATGGCTTGCCGCCGCCCAGTGGTGGTCACTCGCACTCAAGGATTGAGTGATTATGTCGCGTCTCCAGGAATTGCCAGTGTTGTGAATCCAGGGGATGCTGGGGCAATGCGCCAAGCGATTGTGAATTTGTTGCAAAATCCTCAAGAAGCTAAAGCACAAGCCAAGCGCGGCTATGAATATGCTTTGAAGCACTACAACAGCGATGACTATGTTGAGGTGCTTGCGTCGCAGTTGATGCGAGTGGGTGGCGAGTTGGGTGTGACTTTGAGGAGGCAAGCTCAAGCGCTTCCAGTTTGA
- a CDS encoding fibronectin type III domain-containing protein: MKNNQQQHKFSNLWEQLSIGNAGSKKRFHFNRLRVLRKNPVVTAITGFILAFIAALVLNMNGIHGLNPLALSVVSSTPAAETNMSVGIQVSSLSDWTPAIPFKNLFKQSRPWYVVDANLKAGDWGRGGIQRNKENDAYFEKLKNNWLDEDGYPKEVPYTLEGYNDPETGKPMPLRVRTVMQADNSNYPAGIYTLKFEGTGKIVISQDGELEVEGRGGTTTAEFNVTPKRGIALDLMESNASDPVRNIQVILPGYENDDLTQAPFNPLYVERLKEFSPLRFFGNATKPVFANALPQKIVAWADRIQPNEVRYPDGGKGGWGEGWPLEYMAELCNEVGADLWWSTGYAISDEYIRNAAELLKERLAPNRKIYLEYSNEIWNGRFPQFRYVTEAGVAQGLGETLNKQGNKEISEKLARIDLTVKRSLEIFQIFREVFGSDERLVEVIPGWNGAPDYNEKLLAALDNPKVNAGKLQPDALAIAPYWGIPKEDLEKLSSLTVDSVIEIAENYFKKDDNERYNRVLENVSIAKSRGLDILAYESGQHFAAPQDSKRADVFVKVNRDPRIYELYLLYFGRMNAWGFKTVSQFNYVGGFGKYGSWGALEYLNQPLEEAHKYRALLKLNEQLELTPTGVTVTRSDNSVEINWQGVEAATSYQVYRHTVNNPSNATSIATVPAQTTTFTDKAAKPATNYYYWVKAYKGSDESTYSVGQQV, encoded by the coding sequence ATGAAAAACAACCAACAGCAGCACAAATTTAGTAACTTGTGGGAACAATTGAGTATAGGGAATGCCGGCAGCAAAAAGCGCTTTCATTTCAATAGATTAAGAGTTCTGAGAAAGAACCCGGTTGTCACGGCTATCACGGGCTTTATTTTGGCCTTCATCGCTGCACTCGTCCTCAACATGAATGGCATTCACGGACTTAACCCGCTAGCTTTGTCTGTTGTGAGTTCTACACCCGCAGCAGAAACGAATATGTCGGTGGGGATACAGGTTTCTTCCCTAAGCGACTGGACGCCGGCGATTCCGTTTAAGAATCTATTCAAACAATCTCGGCCTTGGTATGTGGTCGATGCTAATCTCAAAGCTGGAGATTGGGGACGCGGCGGGATTCAGCGAAATAAGGAAAATGACGCCTATTTTGAAAAGCTTAAAAACAATTGGTTAGATGAGGACGGCTATCCCAAAGAAGTTCCCTACACTCTTGAGGGATATAACGATCCAGAAACCGGCAAGCCAATGCCGTTAAGAGTGAGAACAGTGATGCAAGCCGATAACAGCAATTATCCGGCTGGAATCTACACCCTCAAGTTTGAGGGAACTGGAAAAATTGTGATCAGTCAGGATGGAGAATTAGAAGTCGAAGGGAGAGGGGGAACAACAACCGCTGAGTTTAATGTCACGCCTAAAAGGGGAATTGCGCTGGATCTGATGGAGTCAAACGCTTCCGATCCGGTGAGAAATATTCAAGTGATTTTGCCGGGATATGAAAATGACGATTTAACCCAAGCACCGTTTAATCCCCTCTATGTTGAAAGGTTAAAAGAATTTTCGCCTTTAAGATTTTTTGGCAACGCAACTAAACCTGTTTTTGCCAATGCCCTACCTCAAAAAATCGTTGCTTGGGCGGATAGAATTCAACCCAATGAAGTTCGCTACCCCGATGGCGGAAAAGGCGGATGGGGCGAGGGATGGCCTTTAGAATATATGGCTGAGTTATGCAATGAAGTCGGCGCGGATTTGTGGTGGAGCACCGGCTATGCAATTAGTGATGAATATATTAGAAATGCTGCCGAATTACTAAAAGAACGTCTCGCTCCCAACCGGAAGATATATTTAGAATATTCAAATGAAATTTGGAATGGCCGGTTTCCGCAATTTCGCTATGTTACCGAAGCAGGCGTCGCTCAAGGATTGGGAGAAACGCTCAATAAGCAAGGAAATAAAGAAATTAGTGAAAAGCTAGCAAGAATTGATTTAACGGTTAAAAGATCCCTAGAAATTTTCCAAATATTTCGGGAAGTTTTCGGATCGGATGAAAGATTAGTGGAAGTGATTCCCGGTTGGAATGGGGCCCCAGATTATAATGAAAAACTTTTAGCGGCGCTTGATAATCCGAAGGTTAATGCCGGCAAACTACAGCCGGATGCTTTAGCAATCGCCCCTTACTGGGGAATTCCCAAGGAAGATTTAGAAAAATTGTCAAGTTTGACCGTTGATAGCGTCATTGAGATTGCAGAAAATTACTTCAAAAAAGACGACAACGAAAGATATAACCGAGTGCTAGAAAATGTATCGATAGCCAAGTCTCGCGGTTTAGATATTCTCGCCTACGAATCCGGACAACATTTTGCGGCTCCTCAAGATTCTAAACGGGCAGATGTGTTTGTTAAAGTGAACCGAGATCCTCGGATATACGAACTGTATCTTTTATATTTCGGTCGGATGAACGCTTGGGGATTTAAAACGGTTAGTCAATTTAATTATGTGGGTGGCTTTGGCAAGTATGGTTCTTGGGGGGCGTTGGAATATTTGAACCAACCCCTTGAGGAAGCTCACAAATATCGGGCGCTTTTGAAACTGAACGAGCAGTTAGAGCTGACTCCAACAGGTGTAACGGTGACGCGTTCAGATAATTCAGTGGAGATCAATTGGCAGGGCGTAGAAGCGGCAACGTCTTATCAAGTTTATCGCCATACTGTTAACAATCCAAGTAATGCCACCAGCATTGCAACCGTGCCGGCGCAGACGACTACTTTTACCGATAAGGCAGCCAAGCCGGCAACCAATTATTATTATTGGGTGAAAGCTTATAAAGGATCTGATGAGTCAACTTATTCAGTGGGTCAACAAGTTTAA
- a CDS encoding glycosyltransferase family 2 protein has translation MSRIGVVTIGRNEGERLVRCLNSLKGQLPEGVAIVYVDSGSTDGSCEAARNRGVDVVDLDMSLPFTAARARNAGFERLQALHPEVEYVHFFDGDCEVVAGWIEAATEALDANPEAVAICGWRRERYPERSLYNQICDVEWRMGGVGETGSFGGDVAIRAAALAAVGGYDNNVIAAEDDELSVRLREAGGKILRLDRDSTVHDADMHRLSQWWQRAKRCGYAYAQVSQMHGAGPERKFVKEIRRTWLWGAIIPFAALAFALPTHALSLILLARYPLSALQVIKKTRQQGYSWSESVAWGLSCGFSAIPGAFGVAKYFLDRWGNKQHEIIEYKGPRTPVTNTIQPSGR, from the coding sequence ATGAGCCGCATCGGTGTAGTCACCATTGGAAGAAATGAAGGAGAACGACTGGTTCGTTGCCTTAATTCACTGAAAGGGCAACTTCCCGAAGGCGTAGCGATCGTTTACGTTGACTCCGGCTCCACCGATGGAAGTTGTGAAGCCGCTCGCAATCGCGGGGTGGATGTTGTCGATTTAGATATGTCGCTGCCATTCACCGCTGCCCGCGCTCGAAACGCCGGCTTTGAGCGGCTGCAAGCCTTGCATCCTGAAGTAGAATATGTCCACTTCTTCGACGGAGATTGCGAAGTGGTGGCCGGCTGGATCGAAGCAGCGACCGAAGCGCTAGACGCCAACCCGGAGGCCGTGGCTATCTGTGGCTGGCGGCGCGAACGCTACCCAGAGCGCAGTCTCTATAACCAAATCTGTGACGTAGAGTGGCGCATGGGCGGGGTCGGTGAAACCGGCAGCTTTGGGGGAGATGTCGCGATCCGCGCAGCCGCACTCGCAGCAGTCGGAGGCTACGATAACAATGTGATCGCCGCTGAAGATGATGAACTCAGCGTACGCCTGCGCGAGGCGGGCGGCAAGATTCTGCGCCTTGACCGGGATAGCACGGTGCACGACGCAGATATGCACCGTCTGTCCCAGTGGTGGCAACGGGCGAAGCGCTGTGGGTACGCCTACGCCCAGGTTTCCCAGATGCATGGAGCCGGCCCAGAGCGCAAATTTGTCAAAGAAATTCGGCGCACCTGGCTTTGGGGAGCGATCATACCCTTTGCCGCACTGGCTTTCGCACTTCCCACCCACGCACTTTCCCTGATTCTCTTGGCACGTTACCCACTGTCAGCATTGCAAGTGATCAAAAAGACGCGGCAGCAGGGATATTCTTGGTCTGAGAGTGTGGCGTGGGGTTTATCCTGCGGATTCTCAGCAATTCCCGGCGCGTTCGGAGTCGCTAAATACTTCCTAGATCGCTGGGGCAACAAACAACATGAAATTATTGAATATAAGGGGCCTCGAACACCTGTGACAAATACGATCCAACCAAGCGGGAGATAA
- a CDS encoding NAD-dependent epimerase/dehydratase family protein: MATSNGNNNPVAVALLGAGYISDYHLNALRQLPNVDVRAICDLNRGLAERFAAAKGVPNVYSDLGEMLSTEKLDVVHVLTPPHVHFVTGSQILEAGVDAFIEKPLCHTVDYCQKLRQLASDQGRSLGVSHNFLYFPAYEKLLTDLRSGRLGRLDQIDIVWNKELGQLKGGPFGAWMLASPKNILFEVAPHSFVHLVHLIGSPDSLSVDVHDKVELPRGLEFYRRWEIRGWKDNTSIRIRFSFIDGYPEHYIHIRGTNGVARVDFENNTYVCNEHTPYLLDVDRYANVVGSARDSVLQASGTLSNFVLSKMRLSKAEGPFPYSIARTVESFYNGRGSVLDERVEASIGEAAVAVAEWVAREANLPEPQKTASAPVEAVEPPVQKPTVLVIGGTGFIGRALVRRLRADGRGVRVLSRNPRDCPPELLKLQVDIAKGDFTDPEALEAALEGIRYVYHLGRGYGKTWEEYLKYDVEPTRKLGELCIKHGVERLFYASSIAIYYAGENASTITEETKPHEGVMRSSPYPRSKVENERVLLELHREQRLPVVIFRPGIVLGAGGSPYHWGVAAWPYNSVAALYGSGNNRLPIVLVDDVADAMARAIDLPNIDGESFNLCSAPCITANEYLDELENRAGIKLRRVPTPGWRAYTEAVAKWAIKSVGRDPNVALPSYAECEGRSCAARFDASKAERRLGWSPVKDRETIIYKGIYLPVDEFFA, encoded by the coding sequence ATGGCGACTAGCAACGGAAATAACAATCCCGTAGCCGTGGCCCTCCTCGGTGCCGGCTACATTTCTGACTACCACCTCAACGCACTGCGCCAACTGCCCAACGTAGATGTGCGGGCAATTTGCGACTTAAACCGGGGACTGGCAGAGCGCTTCGCGGCAGCTAAAGGCGTGCCAAACGTCTACTCAGACTTGGGTGAAATGCTCTCAACCGAGAAGTTGGATGTGGTTCACGTCCTGACACCGCCCCATGTCCATTTTGTCACCGGCTCTCAGATTCTAGAAGCCGGCGTTGACGCCTTTATTGAAAAGCCCCTGTGCCATACCGTTGACTACTGCCAAAAGCTGCGTCAGCTGGCAAGCGATCAAGGTCGCTCACTCGGCGTCAGCCACAACTTTCTCTATTTCCCCGCCTATGAAAAACTGCTAACCGACTTGCGGAGTGGTCGTTTAGGCCGGCTCGATCAAATTGATATCGTCTGGAACAAAGAACTTGGACAGCTCAAAGGCGGGCCGTTCGGGGCATGGATGCTAGCCTCACCAAAAAATATCTTATTCGAGGTCGCCCCCCACTCCTTCGTTCACCTCGTCCACCTGATCGGTTCCCCCGACTCGCTTTCCGTTGATGTCCACGACAAAGTAGAACTGCCGCGCGGACTAGAATTTTACCGGCGCTGGGAGATCCGAGGGTGGAAAGACAACACCAGCATTCGCATCCGGTTTTCTTTTATTGATGGATATCCCGAACACTATATCCACATTCGCGGGACAAATGGCGTCGCAAGGGTAGACTTCGAGAACAACACCTACGTCTGCAACGAACACACCCCCTACCTACTAGATGTGGATCGCTACGCCAATGTCGTTGGCAGCGCCCGCGACTCGGTATTGCAGGCAAGCGGCACCCTCTCTAACTTCGTGCTCTCGAAGATGCGCCTATCTAAGGCGGAAGGGCCATTTCCTTACAGCATTGCCCGGACAGTGGAAAGCTTCTACAACGGACGCGGTTCCGTCCTCGACGAACGCGTTGAAGCATCAATAGGCGAGGCAGCAGTGGCAGTGGCCGAGTGGGTAGCACGGGAAGCCAATCTCCCAGAACCTCAAAAAACAGCGTCCGCGCCGGTTGAAGCAGTGGAACCGCCGGTTCAGAAACCCACAGTCCTGGTGATTGGCGGCACCGGCTTCATCGGCAGGGCGCTGGTGCGGCGGCTACGGGCGGACGGGCGCGGGGTTCGCGTCCTCAGCCGCAACCCTAGGGACTGCCCGCCGGAATTACTTAAACTTCAAGTCGATATCGCAAAGGGTGATTTCACCGACCCTGAAGCGCTGGAAGCCGCCCTGGAAGGCATCCGGTATGTTTACCACTTGGGGCGCGGCTACGGGAAAACCTGGGAAGAATACCTGAAATATGATGTAGAACCGACGCGCAAGCTAGGAGAACTCTGCATCAAACACGGGGTTGAGCGCTTGTTCTACGCCTCGTCAATTGCGATCTACTATGCCGGCGAGAACGCCTCGACGATTACTGAGGAAACCAAACCCCATGAGGGCGTGATGCGTTCCTCCCCATACCCGCGCTCAAAGGTAGAAAATGAGCGCGTGCTACTGGAACTTCACCGGGAACAGCGACTGCCGGTGGTGATCTTCCGTCCTGGTATTGTCCTCGGTGCCGGTGGTAGTCCTTACCATTGGGGCGTTGCGGCTTGGCCTTACAACTCGGTGGCCGCCCTCTATGGTAGTGGCAACAACCGGCTGCCGATCGTCCTCGTTGACGATGTTGCCGATGCAATGGCGCGGGCGATTGATTTGCCCAATATTGACGGAGAGTCGTTTAACCTCTGTAGCGCCCCTTGTATCACGGCGAACGAGTATCTCGACGAGTTGGAAAATCGCGCCGGCATTAAGTTGCGCCGCGTACCAACCCCAGGTTGGCGTGCTTACACGGAAGCAGTTGCGAAGTGGGCGATCAAGAGCGTTGGACGCGATCCGAACGTCGCACTTCCTAGCTACGCCGAATGTGAAGGTCGCAGTTGTGCTGCCCGGTTCGACGCTTCTAAGGCTGAGCGCCGCCTTGGTTGGTCGCCGGTTAAAGACCGGGAAACCATCATCTACAAAGGCATATACCTGCCTGTGGATGAGTTCTTTGCCTAG
- a CDS encoding PAS domain-containing protein, with protein MTQISHAGEILLSSYDPSLVALPVNPVLLGWAVCITVLIILVVTLVTSQLNRHLSTQQQALSLLETFVNEMQVGVLLLSPQLEVKFANLAAAELLGLSQSELLSQIPFDSDWQVFQQDGTPFASKFQPVRQAVITKVPVRNVVLGIQRSKALKQECEKQEAAAGFKAAFSTADASIIWLQVNANPLLAANGEVEQVICSFSDISECLHSEAELQQTQIFLNSVIDNLPVCVLIKEAESLRFTGWNQASEKLFGYSKAEAIGKNDYDFFPKEQADFFTSKDQEVLAKGQLVDIAAEPVHTPHQGVRLLHTKKVPILDDAGTPQYLLAICEDITERKQAENDLLKQHQRAQLLAEITLKIRQSLQLEEILQTTVTEVLNLLETDRVLIYRLLPDNSGTVVTEAVRPGFPAILGQNISDPCFGEKYLHLYAAGRVRAIADLENSDLLQCHIDLLQRIEVKANLVVPILVNEELKIKNEEKVVNPNGARLNSQLWGLLIAHQCGDTRQWTSFEIELLQQLADQVSIALFQAQIREQENRQRQQLAKQNLALEQALKNLQQAQTQLVQSEKMVSLGQMVAGVAHEINNPVNFIYANVSPARDHVKNLLYLLELYAKNYPKPVAEISEAAEEIELEFLQEDLPKILSSMHVGADRIRQIVLSLRNFSRLDQSEKKRVDLHEGIDSTLLILQHRLKATPEHPSIQIVKDYGVLPPVECYAGQLNQVFMNICSNCLDALENQPAPRVITIRTKLIESAAWIAKKEDKNSMLDSQYFVRVSIADNGPGMTEEIRSRLFDPFFTTKPPGKGTGLGLSISYQIIVEKHSGQLTCVSEPDRGAEFIIEVPVKLPAWKKG; from the coding sequence GCAAGTTGGGGTTTTACTCCTCAGTCCACAGTTAGAGGTGAAATTCGCTAATTTAGCGGCAGCAGAGTTACTGGGTTTAAGCCAAAGTGAATTACTCAGCCAGATCCCTTTTGATAGCGACTGGCAAGTGTTTCAGCAAGACGGCACCCCGTTTGCCAGCAAGTTCCAACCTGTACGGCAAGCAGTGATCACGAAAGTGCCGGTGCGGAATGTTGTTCTCGGCATCCAGAGAAGTAAAGCGTTAAAACAGGAGTGTGAAAAGCAAGAAGCTGCTGCCGGTTTTAAGGCAGCATTTTCGACTGCTGACGCTTCAATTATTTGGTTGCAAGTGAATGCGAATCCTCTGCTTGCAGCTAATGGCGAAGTTGAGCAGGTGATTTGCAGCTTTAGTGATATTAGCGAATGTCTGCATAGCGAAGCTGAATTGCAGCAAACTCAAATCTTTCTGAATTCTGTGATAGATAATTTGCCGGTTTGCGTGTTAATTAAAGAAGCTGAATCTTTGCGGTTCACCGGCTGGAACCAAGCGAGTGAAAAACTATTTGGTTATTCTAAAGCTGAAGCAATCGGTAAAAATGATTATGATTTCTTTCCCAAAGAGCAAGCTGATTTCTTTACCTCAAAAGATCAAGAAGTATTAGCCAAGGGTCAACTTGTAGACATAGCCGCTGAGCCGGTTCATACTCCGCATCAAGGGGTAAGGCTATTGCATACTAAAAAAGTTCCCATCCTCGATGATGCCGGCACCCCTCAATATCTTTTAGCAATTTGTGAAGATATTACTGAGCGCAAGCAAGCGGAAAATGACCTTCTCAAGCAGCATCAAAGAGCGCAATTGTTAGCGGAAATTACACTTAAAATACGCCAATCTCTTCAACTAGAAGAAATTCTTCAAACCACGGTTACAGAAGTGCTAAATCTACTGGAAACGGATCGGGTTTTAATTTACCGACTTTTACCCGATAACTCCGGAACAGTGGTTACAGAAGCCGTGCGTCCGGGGTTTCCAGCGATTTTAGGACAGAATATCTCAGACCCTTGTTTTGGGGAAAAGTATTTACATTTATATGCTGCCGGTCGGGTGAGAGCGATTGCTGATTTGGAAAACTCGGATTTGCTACAATGCCATATTGATTTGCTACAAAGAATTGAAGTCAAAGCTAATTTAGTAGTTCCCATTTTGGTTAATGAAGAATTAAAAATCAAGAATGAAGAAAAGGTCGTTAATCCTAATGGTGCGAGACTTAATTCTCAGTTGTGGGGATTGCTAATTGCTCATCAATGCGGGGATACGCGGCAATGGACGAGCTTTGAAATTGAACTGTTGCAACAACTAGCAGATCAGGTGAGTATTGCTTTGTTTCAAGCTCAAATCCGAGAGCAAGAAAATCGGCAGCGCCAGCAGCTAGCTAAGCAAAACTTAGCTTTAGAACAAGCGCTTAAAAATCTCCAGCAAGCGCAAACTCAACTGGTGCAAAGTGAAAAAATGGTGAGTTTGGGGCAAATGGTGGCTGGGGTGGCTCACGAAATTAATAATCCAGTTAATTTTATCTATGCGAATGTCAGCCCAGCGCGAGATCATGTGAAAAACTTGCTGTATTTGCTGGAACTTTATGCTAAAAATTATCCCAAGCCGGTTGCTGAAATTTCGGAAGCCGCAGAGGAAATTGAGTTAGAGTTTTTGCAGGAAGATTTACCGAAAATTTTATCTTCGATGCACGTCGGGGCGGATCGGATTCGTCAAATTGTTCTAAGCTTGCGAAACTTCTCCCGTCTAGATCAATCGGAGAAAAAGCGGGTTGATCTGCATGAGGGAATTGATAGCACGCTGCTGATTTTGCAACATCGTTTGAAAGCAACGCCAGAACACCCTAGCATTCAGATTGTTAAAGATTATGGGGTTTTGCCGCCGGTGGAGTGCTATGCAGGGCAGTTAAACCAAGTGTTTATGAATATTTGCAGCAATTGTTTAGATGCCCTAGAAAATCAGCCGGCACCCCGTGTGATTACGATCCGCACTAAGCTGATTGAAAGTGCAGCATGGATTGCGAAAAAAGAAGACAAAAATTCAATGTTGGATTCTCAATATTTTGTCCGCGTTAGTATTGCGGATAACGGCCCAGGTATGACAGAGGAAATCCGCAGCCGGTTATTTGATCCGTTTTTTACGACAAAACCCCCAGGAAAAGGAACAGGTTTAGGGCTGTCAATTAGCTATCAAATTATTGTAGAAAAACACAGTGGTCAGTTGACGTGTGTTTCGGAACCGGATCGCGGTGCAGAGTTTATTATTGAAGTGCCGGTTAAGCTGCCGGCGTGGAAGAAGGGCTAA